A DNA window from uncultured Methanoregula sp. contains the following coding sequences:
- a CDS encoding DNA-3-methyladenine glycosylase, translating into MNSHLFRYGPTEINHLKKRDKKLGLAIDRIGMIERTVTPDPFAALAASIVAQQISAKAADTVWNRMQERFGTINPETLASASTEEIRQCGMSQKKAGYIQGIGTAVMQGDLDFSRFGELSDSEIIARLTALHGVGTWTAEMLLIFSLERPDVVSWNDLAIRRGMMNLYGLETLSREQFDRYRKRYSPYGSVASLYLWAISHE; encoded by the coding sequence ATGAACAGCCATCTTTTCCGGTACGGGCCAACCGAGATAAACCACTTAAAAAAACGCGACAAAAAACTCGGGCTTGCCATAGACCGGATTGGCATGATCGAGCGCACGGTTACACCGGACCCGTTTGCCGCTCTCGCAGCCAGCATCGTTGCCCAACAGATCTCGGCAAAGGCTGCCGATACGGTCTGGAACCGGATGCAGGAGCGGTTCGGGACGATCAACCCGGAAACGCTTGCATCGGCGTCCACGGAAGAGATCCGGCAGTGCGGCATGTCACAAAAGAAGGCCGGTTATATCCAGGGTATCGGAACCGCGGTAATGCAGGGCGATCTGGATTTTTCCCGTTTCGGGGAATTATCTGACAGCGAGATAATTGCTCGTCTGACTGCGCTGCACGGGGTCGGGACCTGGACTGCCGAGATGCTGCTCATATTCTCGCTGGAGCGGCCCGATGTCGTGAGCTGGAACGATCTCGCTATCCGCCGGGGGATGATGAACCTGTACGGGCTTGAGACCCTCAGCAGGGAGCAGTTCGATCGATATCGGAAACGCTATTCCCCGTACGGTTCCGTTGCATCGCTCTATCTCTGGGCGATATCGCATGAGTAA